In Treponema rectale, a single genomic region encodes these proteins:
- a CDS encoding PD-(D/E)XK nuclease family protein, which translates to MEENNIIKKAITENITNQNTVFIFPTQNAADLWADYITSNGPVKAVAMERFIAWDNFKGTSIRSQNQNKKSVPSTMRKIFADRLISENAENPFFKNLITPEYAASASGFTSWIASLLPGLAVWKKQFELKNLTPDEEDADLLELYKRYSAFLDSHSLFDPAWETPPFKKDGNTYILFFPEILSDWFEYKTILETTPDIKIIHLDKKEYVEAPVKMFSNSRIELTYAALQIRKLHEEQNIPWTDIALSIPDMENYGPYIDRELTLCEIPHVMRMAAPLTANPTGAFFNLAQECVTSNFSYESVKNLLLNQQLPWIENLPVNRFISYGQNNHCLCSYEYKNEKIDIWKKSLAKNYDMEVETFYNDFSSLLKKMVNSSSFSQIRDNYFAFRNSFFDMDLCPEKSDRIISRCISELGALIDLETEFSECNLKNPYSFFVSCLSEANYLEQSKTNGVTVLPYKTAASSPFSYHVIIDSSQKSLSVIYKELSFLRDDKRKQLFGTDYEDNNASQEFIQLYCMNSLKGLPIFTCSAKTFTDYAQSSSYLIPENLTKCTDENILNAGDTYNEEKNWLLNNAAVPEKFSSIQKNGADFWINCQSKKDQTIPQETVRLIENTINEKRMSGDKINISATVLNQFFQCPRKWLFNSIAKLREETTEAELMRSTELGDLYHKVFELYCNFLKSKDMAIIVEDEKLPEENKKILKQAVTTAIKEAQKSFLTTELLSTTEKALSDLMNTSITGFSRTFNGCKIIATEKNYSYTDEKTGILFEGRIDCLLLDPDAEEYILVDFKSRSIPKNIYLTEDDSNLLPLEEQELPDFQMPFYIYLLRNQTPAVKIENCCFFNVTKAEAVPVTGISIYNRIYKKTKISPEDFEPVISKMIECSEYYAQHITDRNFSVNDNAQDFSTCSSCYYKAICRRTFTVSRKN; encoded by the coding sequence ATGGAAGAGAACAACATCATAAAAAAAGCAATCACAGAAAACATTACAAATCAAAATACAGTATTTATTTTTCCTACACAAAACGCAGCAGATTTATGGGCAGACTATATAACTTCAAACGGTCCGGTAAAAGCTGTTGCCATGGAACGCTTTATTGCATGGGACAACTTCAAAGGGACATCCATACGCTCCCAAAATCAAAACAAAAAATCTGTTCCTTCTACAATGAGAAAAATATTTGCTGACAGACTCATCTCTGAAAACGCAGAAAATCCTTTTTTTAAAAATCTTATTACTCCGGAATACGCAGCTTCTGCTTCAGGTTTTACAAGCTGGATAGCCTCTCTCTTACCGGGACTTGCAGTATGGAAAAAACAGTTCGAACTAAAAAATCTTACCCCTGATGAAGAAGATGCAGACCTTCTTGAACTTTACAAAAGATATTCAGCCTTTCTTGATTCTCATTCGCTCTTTGATCCGGCATGGGAAACTCCGCCTTTTAAGAAAGACGGCAACACATACATCCTGTTTTTTCCTGAAATCCTATCTGACTGGTTTGAATACAAAACAATTCTGGAAACAACCCCTGACATAAAAATAATTCATCTTGATAAAAAAGAATACGTTGAAGCTCCTGTAAAGATGTTCAGTAATTCCAGGATTGAACTTACCTATGCTGCACTTCAGATAAGAAAACTTCATGAAGAACAAAATATTCCATGGACCGACATTGCCCTCAGCATTCCAGATATGGAAAACTATGGTCCCTATATAGACAGGGAACTGACCCTCTGTGAAATTCCTCATGTCATGAGAATGGCAGCGCCGTTAACAGCAAATCCTACAGGTGCTTTTTTTAATCTTGCACAGGAATGCGTTACATCAAACTTCAGTTATGAATCCGTAAAAAATCTTTTACTGAACCAGCAGCTTCCCTGGATTGAAAACCTGCCTGTAAACCGTTTTATAAGTTACGGTCAGAACAATCACTGTCTATGCAGTTACGAATACAAAAATGAAAAAATCGACATCTGGAAAAAATCCCTCGCTAAAAATTACGACATGGAAGTAGAAACTTTTTATAATGATTTTTCCAGCCTGCTGAAAAAAATGGTAAACAGCAGCAGTTTCTCACAGATTCGTGATAACTATTTTGCATTCCGGAACAGTTTTTTTGACATGGACTTATGCCCTGAAAAAAGCGACAGAATAATAAGCCGGTGCATCAGCGAACTTGGAGCCCTTATTGATCTTGAAACAGAATTCTCTGAGTGTAATTTAAAGAATCCCTACAGCTTTTTTGTAAGCTGCCTTTCTGAAGCAAATTATCTTGAGCAGTCAAAAACAAATGGTGTTACGGTTCTTCCATACAAAACAGCAGCATCATCACCCTTTAGCTATCACGTAATTATTGACTCAAGTCAGAAATCGTTATCTGTAATTTACAAAGAGCTTTCTTTTCTGCGAGATGACAAACGTAAACAACTTTTTGGAACTGATTATGAAGACAACAATGCCTCACAGGAATTCATTCAATTGTACTGCATGAACTCTCTGAAAGGACTTCCGATTTTTACCTGCAGTGCAAAAACCTTTACAGACTACGCTCAAAGTTCAAGTTATCTGATTCCAGAAAACCTTACAAAATGTACAGATGAAAATATTCTCAACGCAGGCGATACATACAATGAAGAAAAAAACTGGCTGCTTAATAACGCTGCAGTACCGGAAAAATTTTCATCCATACAAAAAAATGGTGCGGACTTCTGGATAAACTGTCAGTCAAAAAAAGATCAGACAATTCCTCAGGAAACCGTCAGACTTATAGAAAATACAATAAATGAAAAAAGAATGTCCGGCGATAAAATAAATATTTCCGCAACAGTGCTGAATCAGTTCTTTCAGTGCCCAAGAAAATGGCTTTTCAATTCAATTGCAAAATTACGTGAAGAAACAACAGAAGCTGAACTCATGCGCAGTACTGAACTGGGAGATTTATATCACAAGGTTTTTGAGCTCTACTGCAACTTTCTAAAATCAAAAGACATGGCGATTATTGTAGAAGATGAAAAACTACCTGAAGAGAATAAAAAAATTCTTAAGCAGGCTGTTACCACAGCAATAAAAGAAGCACAAAAAAGCTTTCTGACGACAGAGCTTCTTTCAACTACCGAAAAAGCCCTTTCAGATTTGATGAACACCAGCATCACAGGATTTTCCAGAACTTTCAACGGCTGCAAAATTATTGCAACAGAAAAAAATTACAGTTATACCGACGAAAAAACAGGAATCCTTTTTGAAGGAAGAATAGACTGTCTGCTTTTAGACCCGGATGCAGAAGAATACATTCTTGTAGATTTTAAAAGCCGCAGCATTCCTAAAAACATATATCTGACGGAGGATGACTCAAATCTTCTTCCACTTGAAGAACAGGAACTTCCAGATTTTCAGATGCCGTTTTATATATACCTGCTTAGAAATCAGACACCGGCTGTTAAAATTGAGAACTGCTGCTTTTTTAACGTAACAAAAGCAGAAGCTGTCCCTGTTACAGGAATTTCCATCTATAACAGGATTTATAAAAAAACAAAAATTTCACCGGAAGATTTTGAACCAGTCATTAGCAAAATGATTGAATGTTCAGAATACTATGCGCAGCATATAACAGACAGAAATTTTTCTGTAAATGACAACGCTCAGGATTTTTCAACTTGCAGCAGCTGTTACTACAAAGCAATCTGCAGACGAACCTTTACAGTCAGCAGAAAAAACTAA
- a CDS encoding UvrD-helicase domain-containing protein, with protein MTTLRIFQLAAAVTTKQSADEPLQSAEKTKTIKEGLITMADTKKNIPDEFQSAAIKAKKNSVVSAGAGSGKTSVLSQRFLDLVQNRNCNVDEILTLTFTKKATIEMSSRIYDVLKKNSPEKAADFYKANIKTLDAYCNSVAKAGSHFYGISPDFTQDKETAQRKIQEMALPFILKHRDNPAIKALVKTNDYAETAQAIFVDVIANNSTVVTPIDFDADLSRQKQLIIKAWDENQKKIFSDMDNFLGLWNSVPENPGSSIYVKAQEYLRDFTKPYKTELTLTAVENHSTEEIEETFSTLAYFCNTPKVGRLKNLKEANEYLISAAETLKILQQIITYVQSLDIIEALFPLLKEFQKAANDFKRQSGILSFKDISDIALKTLIEHPEIRKIEKQKYKAIMIDEFQDNNQTQRDMLFLLAEKQDRMDKSVPSVDELEEEKLFFVGDEKQSIYRFRGADVSVFRKLSEDFKDGNLQMSTNYRSHQSLIASFNTIFGGIPFPPALNSTEKKDLQPSVFYTEQNEEELKKEGLSIPEYEAVYHEVTLSKSAKEQITAETYKDIYQPHIHLAFTDDSETEAEWVVQKIKALIENGADENKKVSPGDIAILFRSYESQALYERILLKHGIPYNTETVKGFFSDGPVNDIFSFLRLCAYPYDTLSYAQLLRSPFVNLSITEVNAILIKNKEPFSSENESLLSPDGCLHYKKAAELFIELKNKCRTASLTELIDTLWYEAGYRYETLWNTQVSMYSKLYDLIFEFARKCESENMSVAAFVDELRNYKDDRKKLEDMDIPIVQHEGVHLMSIHKSKGLEFEIVFIPVTNKKGMAEKNTLPVYFSKNYGFTINTVATEDSHSDNKNINYFFTLAEKENIQKENAELRRLTYVALTRAVNSLYISKSKEDPANISPEKFTPGNEERLSTIYNTLFPVINFYKEKEELNFCPFTFEDIELNDEPESSLKHRRNTQEAKYMLLEDIKKLDVYSETSGTKILSLDKVQPRYILPSQLYHEEENLSREQFSELSEQEKAAPYKEIDEIIIQSIPEKKSDSPVRPRFSFTDFGTIAHSFLESALSPEKNLPKYSNKDIIGLENSRTKLETVTKACNKMTDAFLNSPLGQKAVNAEWKKCEYEFKYHADGYIIHGTMDLIFKNSDGTYTVVDYKTNQTIKPEMYYNQLSAYKEAASQMLGLPAEKIKCSLFYLRYGKEVDITEKCSKPLDWKSIITM; from the coding sequence ATGACAACGCTCAGGATTTTTCAACTTGCAGCAGCTGTTACTACAAAGCAATCTGCAGACGAACCTTTACAGTCAGCAGAAAAAACTAAAACCATAAAAGAAGGACTGATTACAATGGCAGATACAAAAAAAAATATTCCTGATGAATTTCAATCCGCAGCAATAAAAGCAAAAAAAAATTCTGTAGTAAGCGCAGGAGCAGGCTCTGGAAAAACAAGTGTTCTTTCCCAGCGATTCTTAGATCTTGTACAGAACCGGAACTGTAATGTAGATGAAATACTTACCCTTACATTTACAAAAAAAGCTACAATAGAAATGTCCTCAAGAATTTACGATGTCCTCAAAAAAAATTCACCGGAAAAAGCAGCTGATTTCTATAAAGCAAACATAAAGACCTTAGATGCATACTGTAATTCCGTAGCAAAAGCAGGTTCGCATTTTTACGGTATATCACCAGACTTCACTCAGGATAAAGAAACCGCTCAAAGAAAAATTCAGGAAATGGCCCTCCCATTCATTTTAAAACACAGGGACAATCCTGCAATAAAAGCCCTGGTAAAAACAAACGACTATGCAGAGACTGCACAAGCAATTTTTGTAGACGTTATTGCAAACAACTCTACTGTCGTAACTCCAATTGATTTTGATGCAGACCTTAGCCGTCAGAAACAGCTCATCATCAAAGCCTGGGATGAAAACCAGAAAAAAATATTTTCTGACATGGATAATTTTTTAGGCCTCTGGAATTCTGTCCCGGAAAATCCAGGCTCCAGTATCTACGTAAAAGCACAGGAATATCTTAGAGACTTTACAAAACCATATAAAACAGAACTCACTTTGACAGCTGTAGAAAACCATTCAACGGAAGAAATAGAAGAAACCTTCTCTACCCTGGCATATTTCTGCAATACACCAAAAGTCGGCAGGTTAAAGAATTTAAAAGAAGCAAATGAATACCTGATATCTGCAGCAGAAACTCTGAAAATACTTCAGCAGATAATAACATACGTTCAGAGCCTTGATATTATAGAAGCACTCTTTCCGCTGTTAAAAGAATTTCAGAAAGCCGCAAATGACTTTAAGAGACAGAGCGGAATACTGTCATTTAAAGACATTTCAGATATTGCACTGAAAACTCTCATTGAGCATCCTGAAATAAGAAAAATTGAAAAACAAAAATACAAAGCAATAATGATTGACGAATTTCAGGACAACAACCAGACACAGAGAGACATGCTGTTCCTTCTTGCAGAAAAGCAGGACCGCATGGACAAATCCGTTCCTTCTGTTGACGAACTGGAAGAAGAAAAACTTTTTTTTGTAGGCGATGAAAAGCAAAGCATTTACAGATTCCGTGGAGCAGATGTTTCTGTATTCCGAAAACTGTCAGAGGACTTTAAAGACGGAAACCTTCAGATGTCCACAAACTACAGATCACATCAGTCGCTTATTGCAAGCTTCAATACAATCTTCGGAGGAATACCTTTTCCGCCTGCATTGAATTCCACAGAGAAAAAAGACTTGCAGCCGTCTGTATTTTATACGGAACAAAATGAAGAGGAATTAAAAAAAGAAGGACTTTCCATTCCAGAATACGAAGCCGTATATCATGAAGTAACGCTTTCTAAATCTGCAAAAGAACAAATTACTGCTGAAACTTACAAAGACATTTATCAACCACACATTCACCTTGCATTTACAGATGATTCAGAAACAGAAGCTGAATGGGTTGTACAAAAAATAAAAGCCCTGATTGAAAACGGAGCTGATGAAAATAAAAAAGTTTCTCCGGGAGATATTGCAATACTTTTCAGAAGCTATGAATCACAGGCACTATACGAAAGAATTCTCCTCAAGCATGGAATTCCATATAACACGGAAACTGTAAAAGGTTTTTTCTCTGACGGACCGGTAAACGATATTTTCTCTTTCCTCAGATTATGTGCCTACCCTTATGACACGCTTTCCTACGCACAACTGCTTCGCTCTCCTTTTGTTAATCTTTCAATTACAGAAGTCAATGCAATACTTATTAAAAACAAGGAACCCTTTTCTTCAGAAAATGAATCCCTGCTTTCTCCAGACGGATGCCTTCACTACAAAAAAGCAGCTGAACTTTTTATTGAATTAAAAAACAAATGCAGGACCGCCTCACTCACCGAACTTATAGACACATTATGGTACGAAGCCGGTTACAGATATGAAACTCTATGGAACACACAGGTTTCAATGTATTCAAAACTCTATGATCTTATATTTGAATTTGCCAGAAAATGTGAATCAGAAAATATGAGCGTAGCTGCCTTTGTCGATGAATTAAGAAACTATAAAGATGACAGGAAAAAACTTGAGGATATGGATATTCCTATTGTACAGCACGAAGGCGTTCACCTTATGTCCATTCATAAAAGTAAGGGACTTGAATTTGAAATTGTATTCATTCCCGTTACAAACAAAAAAGGAATGGCTGAAAAAAACACCCTGCCTGTATACTTCAGCAAAAACTACGGCTTTACAATAAATACAGTTGCAACAGAAGACTCACACAGTGACAATAAAAACATAAACTATTTCTTTACGCTTGCAGAAAAAGAAAACATTCAGAAAGAAAATGCTGAACTGCGCCGTCTTACATATGTAGCTTTGACCAGGGCAGTAAATTCCCTTTACATTTCAAAGTCAAAAGAAGATCCTGCAAATATTTCTCCAGAAAAATTTACACCGGGAAATGAAGAAAGATTAAGTACAATTTACAACACACTTTTCCCGGTAATAAACTTCTACAAAGAAAAAGAGGAGCTTAACTTCTGCCCTTTTACCTTTGAAGATATAGAACTTAATGATGAACCTGAATCATCCCTCAAGCACAGACGGAATACACAGGAAGCAAAATACATGCTTCTGGAAGATATAAAAAAGCTGGATGTCTACAGCGAAACCTCCGGAACAAAAATCCTTTCTCTTGATAAAGTTCAGCCACGATATATTCTCCCGAGTCAGTTGTACCATGAGGAAGAAAACCTCAGCAGGGAACAGTTCTCAGAATTATCAGAACAGGAAAAAGCAGCTCCATATAAAGAAATAGATGAAATCATTATTCAAAGCATACCTGAAAAAAAATCCGACAGTCCCGTCAGACCAAGATTCAGTTTTACTGATTTCGGAACAATTGCCCATTCCTTTCTTGAATCAGCCCTGTCTCCGGAAAAAAATCTTCCTAAATACTCAAACAAAGACATTATCGGACTTGAAAACAGCAGGACAAAACTTGAAACCGTAACAAAGGCATGCAATAAAATGACGGATGCATTTCTAAACAGCCCGCTGGGTCAAAAAGCCGTTAATGCAGAATGGAAGAAGTGTGAATATGAATTTAAATATCACGCTGACGGCTACATCATCCACGGAACCATGGATCTTATTTTCAAGAATTCAGACGGTACCTATACTGTTGTAGATTACAAAACAAATCAAACAATAAAACCGGAAATGTACTATAACCAGCTCAGCGCTTATAAAGAAGCAGCAAGCCAGATGCTGGGGCTTCCTGCAGAAAAAATAAAATGCTCACTGTTTTATCTGAGGTACGGAAAGGAAGTTGACATTACAGAAAAGTGCAGCAAACCTTTAGACTGGAAAAGCATAATTACCATGTAA